A single genomic interval of Solimonas sp. K1W22B-7 harbors:
- a CDS encoding glycosyltransferase, translated as MIILQVMFSRGLGGLERAYLDHATMLTARGHAVHCLVSGNAKSRAELERLARERGGLLQVHPVPAQGWARLLLRLRLGRLLRQLQPDAIVAHGAKSVSRFVPLRPKHVPLIAITHNASPRLMGGTHLLALTAEMERLYVSRGFAPARIHRVPNVLPARFIGLPQQAQRPLHQPLTIGVLARLVPKKGIDLFLRGLRLALDQGLQARALVGGDGELRESLQQLRNDLGLEQQVEFLGWVADSRQFYGQIDLLCVPSRDEPFGIVVLEGFAQGTPVIAAAVGGPRELIRDGVNGGLFAAGDPAALTQGLLKYARGEALAPLRLAAYADLPRYLPETVGAQLEDSITAACIDLRG; from the coding sequence ATGATCATCCTGCAGGTGATGTTCTCGCGCGGCCTCGGCGGGCTGGAGCGCGCCTACCTGGATCACGCGACGATGCTCACCGCGCGCGGCCATGCCGTGCATTGCCTGGTCTCCGGGAATGCCAAAAGCCGTGCCGAACTCGAGCGGCTGGCCCGCGAGCGGGGCGGACTGCTGCAGGTTCATCCGGTGCCGGCGCAGGGCTGGGCGCGCCTGCTGCTGCGTCTACGGCTGGGGCGGCTGCTGCGGCAACTGCAGCCCGACGCGATCGTGGCACATGGTGCCAAGTCGGTGAGCCGCTTCGTGCCGCTGCGGCCGAAGCATGTGCCCCTGATCGCGATCACGCACAACGCCAGCCCGCGCCTGATGGGCGGCACGCACCTGCTGGCGCTGACCGCGGAGATGGAGCGGCTGTATGTTTCCCGCGGCTTTGCGCCGGCGCGCATCCACCGCGTGCCGAACGTGCTGCCCGCGCGCTTCATCGGCCTGCCGCAACAGGCGCAGCGTCCCCTGCACCAGCCCCTGACCATCGGCGTGCTGGCGCGCCTGGTGCCGAAGAAGGGCATCGACCTCTTCCTGCGCGGCCTGCGGCTGGCCCTCGACCAGGGCCTGCAGGCCAGGGCCCTGGTCGGCGGCGACGGCGAATTGCGCGAAAGCTTGCAACAACTCCGTAACGACCTGGGCCTGGAGCAGCAGGTGGAGTTTCTCGGCTGGGTTGCCGACTCGCGGCAGTTCTACGGGCAGATCGACCTGCTCTGCGTGCCCTCGCGCGACGAACCCTTCGGCATCGTGGTGCTGGAGGGCTTTGCGCAGGGCACGCCGGTGATCGCCGCCGCGGTGGGTGGGCCGCGCGAACTGATCCGCGACGGCGTCAACGGCGGACTGTTCGCCGCCGGCGATCCGGCGGCACTGACCCAGGGCTTGCTGAAATACGCTCGCGGCGAAGCACTGGCCCCGCTGCGTCTCGCCGCCTATGCCGACCTGCCCCGCTACCTGCCGGAGACCGTGGGGGCGCAGCTTGAAGACAGCATCACTGCGGCTTGCATCGACCTGCGCGGCTAG
- a CDS encoding CHAD domain-containing protein produces MTGFALDPELSPHAALRGAALSELDRALAALRRGDARGVHETRKSCKRLRAWSRLLRDLPLPRGHRARHINGLLRDAGRALAAPREAAVALDTFDGLERPGTLPAPAWRQLGGALHSQAEAQRQLAAAALAAAEKALGEVRDLIAALPATALGPADLRRGQRKSYKRARKAFRRTATGDAEAMHEWRKRAKRLEAIQELLAPLLNPELVPRRLAELTDLLGQHHDLHELPLRPELGPEQRELLEHATESPRKALERRLERRGRALFQRG; encoded by the coding sequence GTGACCGGCTTCGCGCTCGATCCGGAACTCTCGCCCCACGCCGCCCTGCGCGGCGCGGCGCTGAGCGAGCTGGACCGGGCGCTGGCGGCGCTGCGCCGCGGCGACGCGCGCGGCGTTCACGAGACGCGCAAGAGCTGCAAGCGCCTGCGCGCCTGGAGCCGCCTGCTGCGCGACTTGCCGCTGCCGCGCGGGCATCGCGCCCGGCACATCAACGGCCTGCTGCGCGATGCCGGGCGTGCGCTGGCGGCGCCGCGGGAGGCGGCGGTGGCGCTGGACACCTTCGACGGGCTGGAGCGGCCGGGCACGCTGCCGGCGCCGGCCTGGCGCCAGCTCGGCGGGGCATTGCACAGCCAGGCCGAGGCACAGCGGCAGCTTGCCGCCGCCGCGCTGGCCGCTGCGGAGAAGGCGCTGGGCGAAGTCCGCGACCTGATTGCGGCGCTGCCCGCCACTGCCCTGGGTCCGGCGGACCTGCGCCGCGGCCAGCGCAAGAGCTACAAGCGCGCCCGCAAGGCCTTCCGCCGCACGGCGACAGGCGATGCCGAGGCGATGCATGAGTGGCGCAAGCGCGCCAAGCGGCTGGAGGCGATCCAGGAGCTGCTGGCGCCGCTGCTGAATCCGGAGCTGGTGCCCAGGCGCCTGGCCGAACTCACCGACCTGCTCGGGCAGCACCACGACCTGCACGAACTGCCGCTGCGGCCGGAGCTGGGGCCGGAGCAGCGCGAACTGCTGGAGCACGCGACCGAATCGCCGCGCAAGGCGCTGGAGCGGCGGCTGGAGCGGCGGGGGCGCGCGCTGTTCCAGCGCGGATAG
- a CDS encoding CinA family protein, whose amino-acid sequence MSKLVEQIAELLQRQGQLLACAESCTGGLISKTLTDLPGSSAWFERGLVTYSNLSKIQLLGISQTVVALHGAVSDKTVRAMGEGLIRHTPADWGIAVSGVAGPGGGTRDKPVGTVWIGWSRRVPGRGGLAEVPVDVQHFLFDGDREQIRRKALRAALTGLLKRLTDA is encoded by the coding sequence ATGTCCAAGCTTGTCGAACAGATTGCGGAACTGCTGCAGCGCCAGGGCCAGCTGCTGGCCTGCGCCGAGTCCTGCACCGGCGGGCTCATTTCCAAGACCCTGACCGACCTGCCGGGCTCCTCCGCCTGGTTCGAGCGCGGCCTGGTGACCTATTCCAACCTGTCCAAGATCCAGCTGCTGGGGATTTCCCAGACGGTGGTGGCCCTGCACGGCGCGGTCAGCGACAAGACCGTGCGGGCGATGGGCGAGGGCCTGATCCGCCATACCCCGGCCGACTGGGGCATCGCCGTCAGCGGCGTTGCCGGCCCGGGCGGCGGCACGCGCGACAAGCCGGTGGGCACCGTCTGGATCGGCTGGTCGCGGCGCGTCCCGGGCCGCGGCGGCCTTGCGGAGGTGCCGGTGGACGTGCAGCATTTCCTCTTCGACGGCGACCGCGAGCAGATCCGCCGCAAGGCCCTGCGCGCCGCGCTCACCGGCCTGCTGAAACGACTCACGGATGCTTAA
- a CDS encoding glutathione S-transferase N-terminal domain-containing protein, with amino-acid sequence MIKRTLEVGTSVLASTFAAWRGSMTQRPAERQPPKPLELYEFEACPYCRLVREALTELDLDAMIYPCPRNGKRFRSKVQTLGGKQQYPFLVDPNTGARLYEAADIVAYLGKTYGGPVRKATGLRRRLMVGSAMAATAARSWRGPRGLKMRVSKPVKKPLELYSFESSPYSRLAREVLCELEIPYLLRNTGKARMSDMGPPSFRDRLFKGPKDTSRNRKALLERTGHVQVPYLIDPNTQTEMYESAAIVDYLDRTYAG; translated from the coding sequence ATGATCAAGCGCACGCTCGAAGTCGGTACCTCGGTCCTCGCCAGCACCTTCGCCGCCTGGCGCGGCAGCATGACGCAGCGTCCCGCCGAGCGGCAGCCGCCCAAGCCGCTGGAGCTCTACGAGTTCGAGGCCTGCCCGTATTGCCGCCTGGTGCGCGAAGCGCTGACCGAGCTGGACCTGGACGCGATGATCTATCCCTGCCCCAGGAACGGAAAGCGCTTCCGCTCCAAGGTCCAAACCCTGGGCGGCAAGCAGCAGTATCCCTTCCTGGTGGACCCCAACACCGGCGCGCGGCTCTACGAGGCCGCCGACATCGTCGCCTACCTCGGCAAGACCTACGGCGGCCCGGTGCGCAAGGCCACGGGCCTGCGCCGCCGCCTGATGGTGGGCAGCGCCATGGCCGCCACCGCGGCGCGCTCCTGGCGCGGACCGCGCGGCCTGAAGATGCGCGTGTCCAAGCCGGTGAAGAAGCCGCTGGAGCTGTACAGCTTCGAGTCCAGCCCGTACTCGCGGCTGGCGCGCGAGGTGCTGTGCGAACTGGAAATCCCCTACCTGCTGCGCAACACCGGCAAGGCCCGCATGAGCGACATGGGCCCACCGTCCTTCCGCGACCGCCTGTTCAAGGGTCCGAAGGACACCAGCCGCAACCGCAAGGCGCTGCTGGAGCGCACCGGGCACGTGCAGGTGCCGTACCTGATCGATCCGAATACGCAGACCGAGATGTATGAGTCGGCGGCGATCGTGGACTACCTCGACCGGACCTACGCGGGGTGA
- a CDS encoding alpha/beta hydrolase family esterase gives MRRISAALLACCTAFMPGAASADLDLGAIIGGWSGGLGRLGDGLSEGLGRGLGLSLEHLNHKYLYPTEDTESFEETFTYQGRQRTVLFIKPKTASATPAPVVVLLAYNGGTRTDIANMTYAGDLARDLGVWLIVPEGVSKKWNDDPGASNQSVDDVGFLATVIQSSVAKHGLDAKRVYMAGMSNGGFMTSRFACERPNLIAAGASVVASMRQGLNASCNPSRAVPMTFILGTNDLEVNYSRTSAWALLSGPDTLKRWMGIHNCNPAAVVTTAVPDLDPNDKTTTQRLRNDSCASGGAVEMYVINGGGHTWPQARFNKLTLGRTAMDFSGTLAAWDFFEDFKLP, from the coding sequence ATGCGCCGGATTTCTGCTGCCTTGCTGGCTTGCTGTACCGCTTTCATGCCGGGAGCGGCTTCGGCCGATCTCGACCTGGGCGCCATCATCGGCGGCTGGTCCGGCGGACTCGGCCGCCTCGGCGACGGACTCTCCGAAGGCCTGGGCCGCGGCCTGGGCCTGTCGCTGGAGCACCTGAACCACAAATACCTCTACCCCACCGAGGACACCGAGAGCTTCGAGGAGACCTTTACCTACCAGGGTCGCCAGCGCACGGTGCTGTTCATCAAGCCCAAGACCGCCTCGGCCACGCCGGCGCCGGTCGTGGTGCTGCTGGCCTACAACGGCGGCACGCGTACCGACATCGCCAACATGACCTATGCCGGCGACCTGGCGCGCGACCTGGGCGTCTGGCTGATCGTGCCCGAGGGCGTCAGCAAGAAGTGGAACGACGATCCTGGCGCCAGCAACCAGAGCGTCGATGACGTTGGCTTCCTGGCCACCGTGATCCAGTCGAGCGTCGCCAAGCATGGCCTGGACGCCAAGCGCGTCTACATGGCCGGCATGTCCAACGGCGGCTTCATGACCAGCCGATTCGCCTGCGAGCGCCCCAACCTGATCGCCGCCGGCGCCTCCGTGGTCGCCAGCATGCGCCAGGGCCTGAATGCCAGCTGCAATCCTTCCCGCGCGGTGCCGATGACCTTCATACTGGGCACCAACGACCTGGAAGTGAATTACTCGCGCACCAGCGCCTGGGCGCTGCTGTCCGGCCCCGATACGCTGAAGCGCTGGATGGGCATCCACAACTGCAACCCCGCCGCGGTCGTGACGACGGCGGTGCCTGATCTGGACCCGAACGACAAGACCACCACGCAGCGCCTGCGCAACGATTCCTGCGCCTCGGGCGGTGCGGTGGAGATGTATGTGATCAACGGCGGCGGCCACACCTGGCCGCAGGCCCGCTTCAACAAGCTCACCCTGGGCCGCACCGCGATGGACTTCAGCGGCACGCTTGCCGCCTGGGATTTCTTCGAGGACTTCAAGCTTCCCTGA
- a CDS encoding acetyl-CoA C-acyltransferase translates to MSQQDSIVITAAVRTPMGGMQGMFTSVSAAQLGATAIKAAVERSGLQPADVQEVIMGCVLPAGQGQAPARQAVRGAGLPDAAGATTINKVCGSGLKAVMLAHDLVKAGSAEIVVAGGMESMTNAPHLLTKARGGYRFGHGELLDHMALDGLEDAYEKRTAMGVFAERCVDQYSFTRQEQDAFAIESLRRAKAASESGAFDFEIVPVEVAGKAGPEKISRDEQPYKANPDKIPGLKPAFKKDGTITAANASSISDGAAALVVMSGAEATKRGITPLARIVAHATHSQLPAEFTTAPVQGIAKLLAKTGWKAGDVDLWEINEAFAVVTMAAMKEHNLPHDKVNIHGGACALGHPIGASGARILTTLIGALKKTGGKRGVATLCIGGGEAVALAVEML, encoded by the coding sequence ATGAGCCAGCAGGACAGCATCGTCATCACCGCCGCCGTACGCACCCCGATGGGTGGCATGCAGGGCATGTTCACTTCCGTCAGCGCCGCGCAGCTCGGTGCCACCGCGATCAAGGCCGCCGTCGAGCGCAGCGGCCTGCAGCCGGCCGACGTGCAGGAAGTGATCATGGGCTGCGTGCTGCCGGCCGGACAGGGCCAAGCCCCGGCACGCCAGGCCGTGCGCGGCGCCGGCCTGCCGGACGCCGCCGGCGCCACCACCATCAACAAAGTCTGCGGCTCCGGCCTCAAGGCGGTGATGCTGGCCCATGACCTGGTCAAGGCCGGCAGCGCCGAGATCGTCGTCGCCGGCGGCATGGAGAGCATGACCAATGCGCCCCACCTGCTGACCAAGGCGCGCGGCGGCTACCGCTTCGGCCACGGCGAACTGCTCGACCACATGGCCCTCGACGGCCTGGAAGACGCCTACGAGAAGCGCACCGCCATGGGCGTGTTTGCCGAGCGCTGCGTCGACCAGTACAGCTTCACCCGCCAGGAGCAGGACGCTTTCGCGATCGAATCGCTGCGCCGGGCCAAGGCCGCCAGCGAGAGCGGCGCCTTCGACTTCGAGATCGTGCCGGTGGAAGTGGCCGGCAAGGCCGGTCCCGAGAAGATCAGCCGCGACGAGCAGCCTTACAAGGCCAACCCGGACAAGATTCCGGGCCTGAAGCCGGCCTTCAAGAAGGACGGCACCATCACCGCCGCCAATGCCAGCTCGATCTCCGACGGCGCCGCGGCGCTGGTGGTGATGAGTGGCGCGGAAGCCACGAAGCGCGGCATCACGCCGCTGGCGCGCATCGTCGCCCATGCGACCCACTCGCAGCTGCCGGCAGAGTTCACCACCGCCCCGGTGCAGGGTATCGCCAAGCTGCTGGCCAAGACCGGCTGGAAAGCCGGCGACGTGGATCTCTGGGAGATCAACGAAGCCTTCGCCGTGGTCACCATGGCGGCGATGAAGGAACACAACCTGCCGCACGACAAGGTCAACATCCACGGCGGCGCCTGTGCCCTGGGTCACCCGATCGGCGCCAGCGGCGCACGCATCCTCACCACCCTGATCGGTGCCCTCAAGAAGACCGGCGGCAAGCGCGGCGTGGCCACGCTGTGCATCGGCGGCGGCGAGGCCGTGGCGCTGGCGGTCGAGATGCTCTGA
- a CDS encoding SMP-30/gluconolactonase/LRE family protein has product MKKLLLVAFVLLALVAWAALAPSPINPQAWRPAKAPALEGVYARNDILRGIQKLALGAGNGPEGVALDREGRVYAGYLDGRIVRLDPGTGKLEELGNTGGRPLGIAIGPAGELYAADADQGLVQIENGQMKVLSTSAGGKAFRFVDDVEVSADGNSLYFSDASARFGIHDLMKDVLEHGGTGRVLRYDRSTGETTVLKDGLYFPNGVALGPNEDYLLFDETARYQVSRLWLKGEKAGTVEVLIDNLPGFPDNLSFNGSDRIWVAIYAPRSPDLDRLLPYPGLRRIVERLPEWTQPKPKMQSFALALDLDGKVVQNLQYDGPGAYAPITSVEQRGEWLYFGSLSHPAFGRMKTP; this is encoded by the coding sequence ATGAAAAAACTGCTGCTGGTCGCGTTCGTGCTGCTCGCCCTGGTCGCCTGGGCCGCCCTGGCCCCCTCGCCGATCAACCCCCAGGCCTGGCGCCCGGCCAAGGCCCCCGCCCTGGAAGGCGTCTACGCCCGCAACGACATCCTGCGGGGCATCCAGAAGCTGGCGCTGGGCGCCGGCAACGGTCCGGAAGGCGTGGCCCTGGACCGCGAAGGCCGGGTCTATGCCGGATACCTGGACGGCCGCATCGTCCGCCTGGACCCCGGGACGGGCAAGCTGGAGGAGCTGGGCAATACCGGCGGGCGCCCGCTGGGCATCGCGATCGGGCCGGCCGGCGAGCTCTATGCCGCCGACGCGGACCAGGGCCTGGTGCAGATCGAGAATGGCCAGATGAAGGTGTTGTCGACCTCGGCCGGCGGCAAGGCTTTCCGTTTCGTCGATGACGTCGAGGTTTCGGCCGACGGCAACTCGCTGTACTTCTCCGACGCCTCGGCGCGCTTCGGCATCCACGACCTGATGAAGGACGTGCTGGAACACGGCGGCACCGGACGCGTGCTGCGCTACGACCGCTCGACCGGCGAGACCACCGTGCTGAAGGACGGCCTGTACTTCCCCAACGGCGTGGCCCTGGGCCCCAACGAGGACTACCTGCTGTTCGACGAGACCGCGCGCTACCAGGTCAGCCGGCTGTGGCTCAAGGGCGAGAAGGCCGGCACCGTGGAGGTCCTGATCGACAACCTGCCGGGCTTCCCCGACAACCTCAGCTTCAACGGCAGCGATCGCATCTGGGTCGCGATCTACGCCCCGCGCTCACCAGACCTGGACCGCCTGCTGCCCTACCCGGGCCTGCGCAGGATCGTGGAGCGCCTGCCGGAATGGACGCAGCCCAAGCCGAAGATGCAATCCTTCGCGCTGGCCCTGGACCTGGACGGCAAGGTGGTGCAGAACCTGCAGTACGACGGTCCCGGGGCCTACGCGCCGATCACCAGCGTGGAGCAGCGCGGCGAGTGGCTGTACTTCGGCAGCCTGTCGCATCCGGCCTTCGGGCGCATGAAGACGCCCTGA
- a CDS encoding AMP-binding protein has product MTTRNPVEMLLHWEQERPTQPWLFQPLHGEWQGITWGQAAAQVRSIATALKARYAPGTAIAISGRNTAHWFMADLAIAMAGCISVGLYPKQSVDAVKYILSHCEAKALFVGPSMDLQEFLDAVPSGIDQITFPYPDVPQGALAWDALVKAHEPMSGYQPPDPKDLWTLIYTSGTTGNPKGVMITGENLAFAAAGLMKAMPARGQERFFSYLPLAHAFERGALEVASIYFGAEVYFLENIEKLAEQLKEVAPTRFFGVPLVYGRIQTGVLKKMPQQKLDKLLKLPIISGIVRRKIKQGAGLHNARYLFVGAAPMPIPLLNWFEKLGITVLQGYGMTENNIYATANLPGANRIGSVGRPMPGANMKLSDQGEILFKHAGVMAGYYKEPEKTKETFTEDGWLRTGDKGKVDPDGYLYITGRVKDIFKTLKGKYVAPGPIEGAMARNTDIDQMCFVGTGLKQPIMVVTLLPDALKKPRDEVGKQLVADMEEVNKTLEPHEEIAKILVVKETWTIDNNMMTPTMKVKRNVVEDRYMPLIQKEAETRSKLAWEA; this is encoded by the coding sequence ATGACGACGAGGAACCCGGTCGAGATGCTGCTGCATTGGGAGCAGGAGCGGCCGACCCAGCCCTGGCTGTTCCAGCCGCTGCATGGCGAATGGCAGGGCATCACCTGGGGGCAGGCCGCCGCACAGGTGCGCTCCATCGCCACCGCGCTGAAGGCACGCTATGCCCCCGGTACCGCGATCGCGATCTCCGGCCGCAACACCGCCCACTGGTTCATGGCGGATCTGGCCATCGCCATGGCCGGCTGCATCAGCGTCGGCCTGTATCCCAAGCAGTCGGTCGATGCGGTGAAGTACATCCTCAGCCACTGCGAGGCCAAGGCACTGTTCGTCGGGCCCTCGATGGACCTGCAGGAATTCCTCGACGCGGTGCCGTCCGGCATCGACCAGATCACCTTCCCCTATCCGGACGTGCCCCAGGGCGCGCTGGCCTGGGACGCACTGGTCAAGGCCCATGAGCCGATGAGCGGCTACCAGCCGCCCGATCCCAAGGACCTGTGGACGCTGATCTACACCTCGGGCACCACCGGCAATCCCAAGGGCGTGATGATCACCGGCGAGAACCTCGCCTTCGCCGCCGCCGGCCTGATGAAGGCGATGCCGGCACGTGGCCAGGAGCGTTTCTTCTCCTACCTGCCGCTGGCGCATGCCTTCGAGCGCGGCGCGCTGGAAGTGGCCAGCATCTACTTCGGTGCCGAGGTCTACTTCCTCGAGAACATCGAGAAGCTGGCCGAGCAGCTCAAGGAAGTGGCGCCGACGCGCTTCTTCGGCGTGCCCCTGGTCTACGGCCGCATCCAGACCGGCGTGCTCAAGAAGATGCCGCAGCAGAAGCTCGACAAGCTGCTCAAGCTCCCGATCATCTCCGGCATCGTCAGGCGCAAGATCAAGCAGGGCGCCGGCCTGCACAACGCGCGCTACCTGTTCGTCGGCGCGGCACCGATGCCGATCCCGCTGCTGAACTGGTTCGAGAAGCTCGGCATCACCGTACTGCAGGGCTACGGCATGACCGAGAACAACATCTACGCCACCGCCAACCTGCCGGGTGCCAACCGCATCGGCTCGGTCGGCCGGCCGATGCCCGGCGCCAACATGAAGCTGTCGGACCAGGGCGAGATCCTGTTCAAGCACGCCGGCGTGATGGCCGGCTACTACAAGGAACCGGAAAAAACCAAGGAAACCTTCACCGAGGACGGCTGGCTGCGCACCGGCGACAAGGGCAAGGTCGATCCCGACGGCTACCTCTACATCACCGGCCGCGTGAAGGACATCTTCAAGACCCTGAAGGGCAAGTACGTCGCCCCGGGCCCGATCGAAGGCGCGATGGCGCGCAACACCGACATCGACCAGATGTGTTTCGTCGGCACCGGCCTGAAGCAGCCGATCATGGTGGTGACGCTGCTGCCGGACGCCTTGAAGAAACCGCGCGATGAAGTGGGCAAGCAGCTGGTCGCCGACATGGAAGAGGTCAACAAGACCCTGGAGCCGCACGAGGAGATCGCCAAGATCCTGGTGGTGAAGGAGACCTGGACCATCGACAACAACATGATGACGCCCACCATGAAGGTGAAGCGCAACGTGGTGGAAGACCGCTACATGCCGCTGATCCAGAAGGAAGCGGAGACGCGGAGCAAGCTGGCCTGGGAGGCGTAG
- the thpR gene encoding RNA 2',3'-cyclic phosphodiesterase — protein MLKLNRLFFALWPGEAERRACDEAARELRLKMQPGGYLSSPERYHITLLFLGDTVSPESEAAALRAAAKVRAAPFALNLELASSFRANRKIPWWLGSRETPPGLTQLYERINEAMLAARVLPERMKFVPHLTVLRDARIPLPATPIRPVAWNVDEFVLLRSRLDQKPMSYEILGRWALDGTDEPPAPAQQQLGLF, from the coding sequence ATGCTTAAGCTGAACCGACTTTTCTTCGCCCTGTGGCCGGGCGAAGCCGAACGCCGCGCCTGCGACGAGGCGGCCCGTGAACTGCGCCTGAAGATGCAGCCCGGCGGCTACCTGTCCAGCCCCGAGCGCTACCACATCACCCTGCTGTTCCTGGGCGACACCGTCTCGCCGGAGTCGGAGGCGGCGGCGCTGCGCGCCGCGGCGAAGGTCAGGGCGGCGCCGTTCGCGCTGAACCTGGAGCTGGCGAGCAGCTTCCGTGCAAATCGCAAGATTCCCTGGTGGCTGGGGTCGCGCGAGACCCCGCCGGGCCTGACGCAGCTGTACGAGCGCATCAACGAGGCCATGCTGGCGGCGCGGGTGCTGCCGGAGCGCATGAAGTTCGTGCCGCATCTGACCGTGCTGCGCGACGCGCGCATCCCCCTGCCGGCGACGCCGATCCGGCCGGTCGCCTGGAACGTGGACGAGTTCGTGCTGCTGCGCAGCCGCCTGGACCAGAAGCCGATGAGCTACGAGATACTGGGGCGCTGGGCGCTGGACGGCACGGATGAGCCACCCGCGCCGGCGCAGCAGCAGTTGGGGCTTTTCTAG